One genomic segment of Paraburkholderia caffeinilytica includes these proteins:
- the purM gene encoding phosphoribosylformylglycinamidine cyclo-ligase, translating into MNQPKSAPDTQGLSYRDAGVDIDAGDALVDAIKPFAKKTMRDGVLGGIGGFGALFEVPKKYKEPVLVSGTDGVGTKLRLAFQLNKHDTVGQDLVAMSVNDILVQGAEPLFFLDYFACGKLDVGTAATVVKGIAHGCELSGCALIGGETAEMPGMYPDGEYDLAGFAVGAVEKSKIIDGSTIAPGDVVLGLASSGIHSNGFSLVRKIIERAQPDLNADFDGRSLADALMAPTHIYVKPLLALMQQIAVKGMAHITGGGLVENIPRVLREGLTAELDHRSWPMPPLFSWLQKHGGVADAEMHRVFNCGIGMAVVVSAADADAAVASLSAAGEQVWKIGVIRESAAGEAQTVVI; encoded by the coding sequence ATGAATCAACCGAAATCCGCCCCTGACACCCAAGGTTTGTCGTATCGCGACGCCGGCGTGGACATCGACGCGGGCGACGCCCTTGTCGACGCGATCAAGCCCTTTGCCAAAAAGACGATGCGCGACGGCGTGCTGGGCGGCATCGGCGGTTTTGGCGCGCTGTTCGAGGTGCCGAAGAAATACAAGGAGCCGGTGCTGGTTTCGGGCACGGACGGCGTGGGCACCAAGCTGCGCCTCGCGTTCCAGCTGAACAAACACGATACCGTCGGCCAGGATCTGGTGGCGATGAGCGTGAACGACATTCTGGTTCAGGGCGCCGAACCGCTGTTCTTCCTCGATTATTTCGCTTGCGGCAAGCTGGACGTCGGTACGGCGGCAACGGTCGTGAAGGGCATCGCGCATGGCTGCGAACTGTCCGGCTGCGCGCTGATCGGTGGCGAAACGGCTGAAATGCCGGGCATGTATCCAGACGGCGAATACGATCTGGCCGGTTTTGCGGTCGGCGCGGTAGAAAAGAGCAAGATTATCGACGGCAGCACGATCGCCCCGGGCGACGTGGTGCTGGGGCTGGCTTCCAGCGGCATCCATTCGAACGGTTTTTCGCTGGTGCGCAAGATCATCGAGCGCGCGCAGCCGGATTTGAACGCGGACTTCGATGGCCGCTCGTTGGCGGATGCGCTGATGGCGCCCACGCACATTTATGTGAAGCCTTTGCTGGCCTTGATGCAGCAGATCGCTGTCAAGGGCATGGCGCACATCACCGGCGGCGGGCTGGTCGAGAACATTCCGCGCGTTTTGCGCGAAGGTCTGACGGCCGAGCTGGATCATCGTAGCTGGCCGATGCCGCCGCTGTTCTCGTGGCTGCAGAAGCACGGCGGCGTGGCGGATGCGGAAATGCACCGTGTTTTCAACTGCGGGATCGGGATGGCGGTGGTTGTGTCTGCTGCTGATGCCGACGCTGCGGTCGCGTCTTTGTCGGCTGCCGGCGAGCAGGTATGGAAGATCGGCGTGATTCGCGAGAGCGCGGCCGGTGAAGCTCAGACGGTAGTGATCTAA
- the mutL gene encoding DNA mismatch repair endonuclease MutL, with protein sequence MSEFSETPAGTADAAAVSAAAPVPRPLRAIQPLPDQLISQIAAGEVVERPASVVKELLENALDAGAQTLRILLDEGGVKRISITDDGCGIPENELALALMRHATSKIRSLAELEAVATLGFRGEALASIASVAQMTITSRTADAPHAVRVDAQTGVLSPAAGTQGTMIEVRELYFNTPARRKFLKSEQTELGHCLEQIRRAALARPDVAISVLHNGKAVEHWNATEPPVRVAKILGETFATAHLPLDESAGPLAVYGCAGLPTASRGRADQQYFFVNGRFVRDKLLTHAVRAAYEDVLHGDRYPSYVLFLDLPPEAVDVNVHPSKIEVRFRDSRSIHQFVFHAVQRALARHAGASPETTAGGHAAHLEASPGGPASFGATPLGGAGAGAGGFGGGASAGTGGLGSGFGGGSSQPGNTWMRQARMTQGTLPVAQPLAFYDALFGRRDTNTGTAEGATLFEARDSAAEAPSSYNTSSPYASPAFNASDEQPLGFALGQIHGIYVLAQNAHGLVIVDMHAAHERILYEQFKNALADRTIAVQPLLIPQTMQADPIEIGTVEEERDTLDALGFDLAVLSPTTLAIRAVPALLKDADLQALARAVLSDLHAFGGSRVLTERQHELLGTLACHHAVRANRRLTLDEMNALLRQMEATERADQCNHGRPTWYQLTLSDLDRLFMRGQ encoded by the coding sequence ATGTCAGAATTCTCCGAAACGCCTGCCGGCACCGCCGACGCGGCCGCAGTTTCCGCCGCCGCGCCCGTCCCACGCCCGTTGCGGGCGATCCAGCCCCTGCCCGATCAGTTGATCAGCCAGATTGCCGCCGGCGAAGTGGTCGAGCGGCCGGCCTCGGTGGTCAAGGAATTGCTGGAAAATGCGCTCGACGCCGGCGCGCAGACGCTGCGCATCCTGCTCGACGAAGGCGGCGTCAAACGCATCTCGATTACCGACGACGGCTGCGGCATCCCCGAAAACGAACTCGCGCTCGCGCTGATGCGGCACGCGACCAGCAAGATCCGCTCGCTCGCCGAACTGGAAGCGGTCGCCACGCTGGGGTTTCGCGGTGAGGCGCTGGCGTCGATTGCGTCGGTCGCGCAGATGACCATCACGAGCCGCACGGCTGACGCGCCGCATGCCGTGCGTGTCGACGCGCAAACCGGTGTGCTGAGTCCCGCCGCCGGCACCCAGGGCACCATGATCGAGGTCCGCGAGCTGTACTTCAATACGCCCGCGCGCCGCAAATTCCTCAAAAGCGAGCAGACTGAACTCGGCCATTGCCTCGAGCAGATTCGCCGCGCTGCGCTGGCGCGACCGGATGTGGCGATTTCGGTCCTGCATAACGGTAAGGCGGTCGAACACTGGAACGCCACCGAGCCGCCCGTGCGGGTCGCCAAGATTCTCGGCGAAACCTTTGCGACGGCTCATTTGCCGCTCGACGAATCCGCCGGGCCGCTCGCCGTCTATGGCTGTGCCGGCCTGCCCACAGCGAGCCGCGGACGCGCCGATCAGCAGTATTTCTTCGTCAATGGCCGGTTCGTGCGCGACAAGCTGCTTACGCACGCCGTGCGCGCCGCCTACGAAGACGTGCTGCACGGCGACCGCTATCCGTCTTACGTGCTGTTTCTCGATCTGCCGCCCGAAGCGGTCGATGTGAACGTGCATCCGTCGAAAATCGAAGTGCGGTTTCGCGATTCCCGTTCGATTCACCAGTTCGTGTTCCACGCGGTGCAGCGCGCGCTGGCGCGGCACGCGGGCGCGTCGCCGGAAACGACAGCGGGCGGGCACGCGGCGCATCTGGAAGCGTCGCCGGGTGGGCCGGCTTCGTTCGGCGCGACGCCGCTGGGCGGCGCGGGCGCGGGCGCCGGTGGCTTCGGTGGCGGGGCCAGTGCAGGCACAGGCGGCCTCGGCAGCGGCTTTGGTGGCGGATCCTCGCAGCCCGGCAATACCTGGATGCGTCAGGCGCGCATGACGCAAGGCACGCTGCCGGTTGCACAACCGCTGGCCTTCTACGACGCTCTATTCGGCCGCAGAGACACAAACACCGGCACAGCAGAAGGCGCGACGCTCTTCGAAGCGCGCGACTCGGCTGCAGAGGCCCCGTCCTCCTACAACACCTCGAGCCCCTACGCATCGCCTGCGTTCAATGCCTCGGACGAACAGCCGCTCGGCTTCGCGCTCGGTCAGATTCACGGCATCTATGTGCTCGCGCAGAACGCGCATGGATTGGTCATTGTCGATATGCATGCCGCGCACGAGCGCATCCTGTACGAGCAGTTCAAGAACGCGCTCGCCGATCGCACGATTGCCGTGCAGCCGCTGCTGATCCCGCAGACCATGCAGGCCGATCCGATCGAAATCGGCACGGTCGAGGAAGAGCGCGACACGCTGGACGCACTCGGCTTCGATCTCGCCGTGCTGTCGCCGACCACGCTCGCGATCCGAGCCGTGCCGGCCTTGTTGAAAGACGCCGATCTGCAGGCGCTGGCACGCGCAGTGCTCTCCGACCTGCATGCGTTCGGCGGTTCACGCGTGTTGACCGAGCGTCAGCACGAACTGCTCGGCACACTCGCCTGCCATCACGCGGTGCGCGCGAACCGGCGTCTGACGCTCGACGAAATGAACGCCCTGCTGCGCCAGATGGAGGCGACCGAGCGCGCCGACCAATGCAACCACGGGCGTCCGACGTGGTATCAGTTGACACTGTCCGATCTCGATCGGCTGTTCATGCGTGGGCAATGA
- the miaA gene encoding tRNA (adenosine(37)-N6)-dimethylallyltransferase MiaA, which translates to MNSRPSSTPAPIPCLLGPTASGKTAAALALAARRPVEIVSVDSALVYREMDIGTAKPTAAERAVAPHHLIDIVDPANAYSAAEFRGDALRLIGEISARGRLPLLVGGTMLYYKALTQGLNDLPAADADLRATLDADAARDGWPALHARLAAVDPVTAARLAPNDSQRIQRALEVFMLTGQAMSALLAAPARTDDAALAWRFVPIALEPSERSVLHTRIEKRFDAMLAEGFIDEVVKLRERGDLLPEMPSMRCVGYRQVWEYLDGAIDYSTMRDKGVFATRQLCKRQLTWLRSMTERVVVDCCDPNATGQVVSLIEAII; encoded by the coding sequence ATGAATTCACGCCCTTCGAGCACGCCCGCGCCGATCCCTTGCCTGCTCGGCCCGACCGCATCCGGCAAAACCGCTGCCGCGCTGGCGCTGGCCGCACGGCGGCCGGTTGAAATCGTCAGTGTCGATTCGGCGCTGGTCTATCGCGAGATGGATATCGGCACCGCCAAGCCGACGGCGGCAGAACGCGCGGTCGCGCCGCATCATCTGATCGACATCGTGGATCCGGCCAACGCGTATTCGGCGGCGGAATTTCGCGGCGACGCGTTGCGCCTGATCGGCGAGATCAGTGCGCGCGGTCGGCTGCCTTTATTGGTCGGCGGGACCATGCTGTACTACAAGGCGCTCACGCAGGGGCTAAACGACTTGCCCGCCGCCGATGCCGACTTGCGCGCGACGCTCGATGCCGACGCCGCACGCGACGGCTGGCCGGCACTGCATGCGCGGCTTGCCGCCGTCGATCCCGTTACGGCTGCGCGTCTCGCGCCGAACGATTCGCAGCGAATTCAGCGGGCGCTCGAAGTTTTCATGCTGACAGGCCAAGCGATGTCCGCTTTGCTGGCCGCGCCCGCTCGAACCGATGACGCCGCGCTGGCGTGGCGCTTCGTGCCCATTGCGTTGGAGCCTTCCGAACGGAGCGTGCTGCATACGCGCATCGAAAAACGCTTCGACGCCATGCTGGCCGAGGGTTTCATCGACGAAGTGGTGAAATTGCGCGAGCGCGGGGATCTGTTGCCCGAGATGCCGTCCATGCGCTGCGTGGGATATCGCCAGGTCTGGGAATATCTCGACGGAGCGATCGATTACTCGACCATGCGGGATAAGGGAGTCTTTGCAACCCGGCAATTGTGCAAGCGGCAGCTCACGTGGCTGCGCAGCATGACAGAGCGGGTTGTGGTGGACTGCTGCGATCCCAACGCTACCGGGCAGGTCGTCAGCTTGATTGAAGCGATAATTTGA